One window of the Candidatus Nanopelagicales bacterium genome contains the following:
- a CDS encoding acyl-CoA carboxylase subunit beta: protein MLEALAEIEALTTRVTTGAAHNDDPNKVAATVARHRKRGKLLPRERIQLLLDPHSPFLELGTLAGWGSDDPLGGGVVTGVGWVSGAECVIVANDPTVRGGSQGPTSGRKGLRAMEVARDNRLPLINLTESGGADLPKQAEIFVPGGASFKNLTQLSAMGIPTITLVFGSSTAGGAYVPGMSDYVVLQKDAARVYLGGPPLVKMAIDEDADEESLGGADMHARTSGLADYLAIDEPDALRIGRQIVDHLNWRKAGPGPNRTPVAPKHDAEDLLGIASSDIRQPFEAREVIARIVDGSEFDEFKELYGSTLVTGWAHINGYPVGILANNGILFSEEAEKGAQFIQLCDRAEVPILFMQNITGFMVGTRYEQGGIIKDGA, encoded by the coding sequence ATGCTCGAAGCATTGGCCGAAATCGAGGCCCTCACGACTCGCGTGACCACGGGTGCCGCGCACAACGATGATCCGAATAAAGTCGCCGCGACCGTCGCCCGACACCGGAAGCGCGGCAAGCTGCTGCCTCGCGAGCGCATCCAGTTGCTGCTCGATCCGCACTCCCCGTTCCTTGAACTCGGCACGCTCGCCGGTTGGGGTTCAGATGATCCGCTGGGTGGCGGCGTCGTGACCGGCGTGGGCTGGGTGAGCGGCGCGGAGTGCGTGATCGTCGCCAATGACCCGACCGTCCGCGGCGGTTCGCAAGGACCGACGTCTGGTCGCAAAGGCCTGCGGGCGATGGAGGTTGCTCGCGACAACCGGCTCCCGTTGATCAACCTGACCGAGTCGGGGGGCGCTGATCTACCCAAGCAGGCGGAGATCTTCGTTCCGGGCGGAGCGAGTTTCAAGAACCTCACGCAACTGTCGGCGATGGGCATCCCGACGATCACGTTGGTGTTCGGCTCAAGCACCGCCGGCGGTGCATATGTGCCGGGCATGAGCGACTACGTGGTGCTCCAGAAGGACGCCGCGCGCGTCTATCTCGGTGGCCCACCGTTGGTGAAGATGGCGATCGACGAGGACGCCGACGAGGAGTCCCTCGGTGGCGCCGACATGCACGCGCGAACGTCAGGCTTGGCCGACTACCTGGCGATTGACGAACCCGATGCGCTGCGAATCGGCCGCCAGATCGTTGACCACCTCAACTGGCGCAAGGCCGGACCTGGACCGAACCGCACACCAGTCGCGCCCAAGCACGACGCGGAGGATCTGCTCGGCATCGCGAGTTCGGATATCCGCCAACCGTTCGAAGCCCGCGAGGTGATCGCGCGCATCGTCGACGGCAGCGAGTTCGACGAATTCAAGGAGCTCTACGGTTCGACGCTGGTGACGGGCTGGGCGCACATCAACGGCTACCCCGTCGGCATCCTGGCGAACAACGGCATCCTGTTCAGCGAAGAGGCAGAGAAGGGTGCGCAATTCATCCAACTCTGCGACCGCGCCGAGGTACCGATCCTGTTCATGCAGAACATCACCGGCTTCATGGTCGGCACCCGCTACGAGCAAGGCGGGATCATCAAGGACGGCGC
- a CDS encoding dTDP-4-dehydrorhamnose 3,5-epimerase family protein, which translates to MTAFPAGVDVRDAMHALPVGVLHRKITEHADDRGVLSEVFRAEWRTGINPLQWNLVKSAANVLRGVHVHPHHVDYLTVAHGTMHIALVDMRTDSATHGLATIVILRGDDPHALTIPAGVAHGFWFPEPVTYLYAVDHYWSMADELGCRWDDPELGLAWPAPAATALLSPRDEAAGTFTELQTEFQAALAGQAEAPHLA; encoded by the coding sequence ATGACCGCGTTCCCAGCAGGCGTCGACGTGCGCGATGCCATGCACGCGCTTCCCGTCGGCGTCCTCCACCGCAAGATCACGGAGCACGCCGACGATCGAGGCGTTCTCAGCGAGGTATTCCGAGCGGAATGGCGGACCGGGATCAACCCGCTGCAATGGAACCTCGTCAAGTCAGCGGCCAACGTTTTGCGCGGGGTTCACGTCCATCCCCATCACGTCGATTACCTGACGGTTGCGCACGGAACGATGCACATCGCCCTGGTGGACATGCGAACCGATTCAGCGACGCATGGCCTCGCCACCATCGTCATCCTGCGTGGCGACGATCCGCACGCACTCACCATTCCCGCTGGCGTCGCACATGGGTTCTGGTTTCCTGAACCGGTGACCTACCTCTACGCCGTTGACCACTACTGGTCGATGGCCGACGAGTTGGGCTGTCGCTGGGACGATCCAGAACTCGGCCTTGCGTGGCCCGCGCCAGCGGCAACGGCGCTCTTGTCACCACGCGACGAGGCTGCCGGAACCTTCACCGAGCTGCAGACCGAGTTCCAGGCCGCACTCGCTGGCCAGGCTGAGGCACCGCACCTGGCCTGA